A part of Chthoniobacterales bacterium genomic DNA contains:
- a CDS encoding Rieske (2Fe-2S) protein — MTPETPKETKTDACCQTGDVAVVDAPPPTTRRHFLFQIGIALNVVAGALITVPILGYVMSAFVKKFDLEWTNLGPISNFPEGEIRIANYENPYRRPWDGETARIPCWVRHVPGGTFQVFAINCTHLGCPVRWFAESKLFMCPCHGGAFYENGDHAAGPPPRPLYTYEYRVNGSNLEIKAGILPNIGNPGNPTEKVKGEA, encoded by the coding sequence ATGACACCCGAGACTCCCAAGGAAACCAAGACTGATGCCTGCTGCCAGACGGGCGACGTCGCGGTGGTAGACGCCCCGCCGCCCACGACGCGCCGCCATTTCCTTTTCCAGATCGGCATCGCCCTCAACGTCGTCGCCGGCGCGCTCATCACCGTTCCCATCCTCGGTTACGTGATGTCCGCCTTCGTCAAGAAGTTCGATCTCGAGTGGACGAATCTTGGCCCGATCAGCAACTTCCCCGAGGGCGAGATTCGCATCGCGAATTACGAGAACCCCTACCGCCGGCCGTGGGACGGTGAGACCGCGAGAATTCCCTGCTGGGTGCGCCACGTGCCCGGCGGCACCTTCCAGGTCTTCGCCATCAACTGCACCCACCTCGGCTGCCCGGTCCGCTGGTTCGCGGAATCGAAGCTCTTCATGTGCCCCTGCCACGGTGGCGCCTTCTACGAGAACGGCGACCACGCCGCCGGCCCGCCGCCCCGCCCGCTCTACACCTACGAATACCGGGTCAACGGCAGCAACCTCGAGATCAAGGCTGGCATTCTCCCGAATATCGGCAATCCCGGCAATCCCACCGAGAAAGTCAAAGGAGAAGCATGA